A part of Carettochelys insculpta isolate YL-2023 chromosome 1, ASM3395843v1, whole genome shotgun sequence genomic DNA contains:
- the ZNF800 gene encoding zinc finger protein 800 isoform X3, translated as MPLRDKCCQTDHHHHGCCEPVYLLEPGDPPLLQQPLQMSKSGIQQIIECFRSDLPDVNDKQSQAVNNLLEAIYPRVDKQEYIIKLEPIETNQNAVFQYVSRTDNPEENNEINSTPVQAPLQIQEPTTEQPKIVSTPAAETLESPPANAVINVIPTPEEQPPALNPELDSSDNSDFGHQLICCLCRKEFHSRRSVRRHIRKVHKKKMEELKKYIETKKKPNQRSAKGRNKNVLITLGRSCPVCYKSFATKANVRRHFDEVHRGLRRDSITPDIATKPGQPLFLDTVSAKKSFKTRKQRSSSKPEYNLTACKCLLCKRKYSSQIMLKKHMQIVHKITLSIKNSKREKGPNNTANGTEIKVKVEPADSVESSIPSITLSPQNELKGTSHSSEKKNTPAAQKNKVKRDHETPKSTNPSAAGGQQKTRKPKLSAGFDFKQLYCKLCKRQFTSKQNLTKHIELHTDGNNIYVKFYRCPLCTYETRRKRDVIRHITVVHKKSSRYLGKITASLEIRAIKKPIDFVLNKVAKRGPQRDEARQIGSKQDVASNSPSKKFEGADVGIEVKVTKNFSLHRCNKCGKAFAKKTFLEHHKKTHKANASHSPEETKTKGRSTRSKALVW; from the coding sequence accTCCCAGATGTAAATGATAAACAAAGCCAAGCCGTAAATAATCTTCTGGAAGCTATTTATCCACGAGTGGACAAACAAGAATATATAATTAAGCTAGAACCTATAGAAACAAATCAGAATGCTGTGTTTCAGTACGTCTCAAGAACTGACAACCCAGAAGAAAACAATGAGATCAACAGCACTCCTGTTCAAGCTCCATTACAAATACAGGAACCTACCACTGAGCAGCCCAAAATTGTTTCAACTCCAGCTGCAGAAACTTTAGAGTCACCACCTGCTAATGCTGTAATAAATGTAATACCTACTCCTGAGGAACAACCTCCAGCATTAAATCCTGAATTGGACTCTTCCGATAATTCTGATTTTGGCCATCAGTTGATTTGTTGTTTGTGTCGAAAAGAATTTCACTCCAGACGTAGTGTACGTCGGCACATTAGAAAAGTACACAAAAAAAAGATGGAAGAACTAAAGAAGTAcatagaaacaaaaaagaaaccaaatCAGCGCTCTGCAAAAGGACGAAATAAGAATGTGCTTATAACATTAGGTAGAAGTTGTCCTGTATGTTATAAATCATTTGCTACAAAAGCCAACGTAAGGAGGCATTTTGATGAAGTTCATAGGGGGTTAAGAAGGGATTCCATTACTCCTGATATAGCTACAAAGCCTGGGCAACCTTTGTTCCTGGATACAGTTTCTGCCAAAAAATCTTTTAAGACCCGAAAACAAAGGTCTTCCTCAAAGCCTGAATACAACTTAACTGCGTGCAAATGCCTTCTGTGCAAGAGAAAATACAGTTCACAAATAATGCTTAAAAAGCACATGCAAATTGTTCACAAGATAACGCTTTCCATAAAGAACTCTAAAAGAGAGAAAGGACCCAATAATACTGCCAATGGCACAGAAATAAAAGTAAAAGTTGAACCAGCAGATTCTGTAGAATCTTCAATCCCTTCCATCACGCTTTCTCCACAGAATGAATTAAAAGGAACAAGTCATTCAAGTGAGAAAAAGAACACACCggcagcacagaaaaataaaGTTAAACGAGACCATGAAACCCCTAAATCAACAAATCCATCTGCTGCAGGTGGCCAGCAAAAAACAAGAAAGCCAAAACTTTCAGCTGGCTTTGACTTCAAGCAGCTTTACTGTAAACTGTGTAAACGCCAATTTACTTCTAAGCAGAACTTGACAAAACACATTGAGttgcacacagatggaaataaCATTTATGTAAAATTTTACAGGTGTCCTCTCTGCACTTATGAAACACGTCGCAAACGTGATGTGATAAGGCATATAACAGTAGTTCATAAAAAGTCATCACGCTACCTTGGTAAAATAACTGCAAGTTTAGAAATCAGAGCAATAAAAAAGCctattgattttgttttaaataaggtGGCAAAAAGAGGCCCTCAGAGGGATGAAGCAAGACAGATTGGTTCAAAACAGGATGTCGCCTCTAACTCACCCAGTAAAAAGTTTGAAGGAGCTGATGTTGGCATTGAAGTAAAAGTCACAAAAAACTTTTCTCTTCACAGATGCAATAAATGTGGAAAGGCATTTGCCAAAAAGACTTTTTTAGAACACCACAAGAAAACTCACAAGGCAAATGCATCTCATTCACCAGAAGAAACCAAAACCAAAGGCAGAAGTACAAGATCAAAAGCTCTTGTCTGGTGA